Below is a genomic region from Prevotella melaninogenica.
CCATGGCACCACGGCGCACGTATTCAGCAATCTCAACCATGCGGGGTGTACCCTCCTCCGCTTTCATCATAGACTTAAAGAAATACCATGCCATACCCAAGGCGCATACAGATGCAATGGGAATGAGCCAAAAAACTTGTGGGATGTGTTCCATAATTCAATATGTTTAGGTTGTGTAATAGATAGATTATAATATGGCGCAAATATATAAAAAAATATTGAGAGGGAGCCTGTTTTGTTTTTTTTAACAAGGTTGTAACTAAAATACTCCTATAAAGGAACAGTGGGCTCATATTTTATTGCTACCTTTGTCCACGTTACGTGGAATTGTACTATATGTTTTTTACTATAATGCTATTGAAAAATCTATATATAGCAAAACTTTGAGGAATTTATTGTTTCTCTGAGACTTGTAACAGCATTAGCAATAAGTTTCTTTTTCGTAGCAAAATTAAAGTCGAATACTATTAATATTAAACCTTTTATATTTTTTGTAAGAAATGACACATCTAGAACTCTACCAAGAATTGCTAAATCCTAACTCTGATTTGGTATACCCTTTTAAATATGATGATGAAGATAAAGACTATTTTGATTATTGGAGTGATTTAGTTGAGAAGTATAAAAAAAAGATTGATAATCTTAGTGATGAAAGTCTAAAGACTCTGAACAAGGCTTTTGAAAAAGCATTAAAAGGGTTTGATCAATTTAAGCCAACTGAAAAACATGATTTTAAAGCAAATTTTGATGAGATTTGCAAAACGATAAAAGAATCTTTAAAATTATGCTATAAGAATTACTATGAAGATGCATATAAATTATTGTTTGAATTCTTTACTAAGCATGATGATTTCTATTTAAAAATGCTTCCAAGAATAATTGTTGGGAAGAAAGTCTTTTATAGAATACGACCAGATTTTAAGCCTAGCGAAGGAAAAGAGCAAGATGGTGACTTATTTCATCTCCCATTTCATTTACGTCACAAAGCAGCTTCTACAAGGTATGGCTTCTTAGGTTATCCTGTCTTCTATCTTGCTGGAAGTTTACAAACTGCTTGGTATGAGATGAACTGTCCTGATATTAAGTCCTTTTCTTATGCAAAATTTAGACCTAAAAACACATTAAGTTTCTTAGATTTAGGTTACCCAATCTCTGAAGAATTAGAAGACTGGGAATATTATAGCTTTTTAGTTTTCTACCCTTTAATAATGGGATGTCTTATATCTGTAAAACATCCAGATGACCCTTTTAAACCAGAATATATGCTACCTCAGTTTATGACTAAAATTATTAGAGAAAGACCTCAAAAGGGTAGCCCAGAATTCGGCAACCCTTCAACGAATATAGGGTTTGCAGGTATTGTGTATATGTCTACAAAAAGTCCACACAAAGATAACTTAGAAGATCTGTCATTACGCAATTTTGCACTATTCCCTCGAAATACATTTTGTCGAGAAGGTCATGATAACGAATACCTGTCTCCTAAGTTTGAAATGACAGATATAAAGACTTTTTCTGATTTGAGTGAAAGTCTTTCAAAAGAAGATTCGTTGGAAATTATAAAAGATATAGACAAAAATTTGTTGAAAGAAGAATTTCACCCTATTAATGTTACATTGAAACAATAAGATGTTGCTTATTTTTGGATATATATAAAAATATTGATAGGTAAAGAAAATTAAAAAAAAGCCTCACCCCTAGCCCCTCTCCTGCAGAGAGGGGAGTGTAAACGGTTTGCTTAAGTAATCAAGTAATGATGAGCAGTAAGATTTGAGAACCACAAGGGGTATCACGCATATCACTCCCCTCCCTTTGGGGGAGGGGCAAGGGGGAGGGGCTGCTTGTTGTTGTGGTGGTGGTGTGTTTGGTTGTTTCGCTTTTTTTACCACTGCTCCTTCAGTGTTTCTAACAACGTCTTTGATATGGCTTCATTCGCCTCTTTCGTATATCTTAGGTCGGTGAAGACTTGTGCGAGGGTTTCTTTGTTGTTGATTTCCACAAAGTGTTTGTTTTCCTTTAACTGCTCCTTTGGCGTATAGAATGCATCGATACGGTCGGGGGTATAGTCTTCGTAAGTCTCGTGGTGGATGATGCTATCGATAGGAAGGCGGTCGGTGAGGGCTGGATCTTCAGCAGGCCAACCGAGTGTGATAGTGGCAACAGGCATCACGAGACGTGGCAGTTGTAGGACTTCAATGATGGTTTTAGGGTTGTAAATGGTTGTACCTAAGAAGCAAGTACCTAAGCCCTCTTCCTCAGCAAGATTGCAGAAAGTCTGACAATAGAGCATCGCATCGGTGGCAGCATTGAGGAAAGAAAGGAAGTTGTCGTAACCCGGAGTTGCCTTACGGTTCTCCGCCCAGAGCGTAGTACGACGGAAGTCAGCGCAGAAAGTGAGGACCACAGGCGCGCCCATGACCATCGGTTGGTTGAAATGAGCAGGTGCTAATTGCGCCTTCTTTTCCTCGTTTCGAGTGATGACAACCGAGTAAAGCTGTAGGTTTCCCATTGTTGGCGTACGTTCAGCCTTCTCCAATAGAGTTTTCAACAAATCCTCCGATACATCCTTGTTGGTGTATTTTCTTATCGTCTTTCTTGTATTGATAGTTTTCATTTTAGATAATTTTGATGCTACAAAGTTAAGTAAATGTTTTCTATTTTGGAAAACAATTCGTAACTTCGCAGACGAAAAAATTCTAAAACGACAATAATGGAAACCAAACAAACTTACTCATTTGATGAAGCTTTTCAAGCATCTTTAGCTTATTTCGGCGGAGACGAACTTGCTGCCCGTGTGTGGGTTAACAAGTATGCGATGAAGGATAGCTTCGGAAATATCTATGAGAAGTCGCCAGAACAGATGCATTGGCGCATTGCTAACGAGATAGCTCGTATTGAAAACAAATATAAGAACCCTTTGACGGCACAGGAGGTTTTCGACCTCTTGGACCATTTCAGATATATTATCCCTGCTGGTAGTCCGATGACGGGTATCGGTAACAACTATCAGGTGGCATCCCTTTCCAACTGTTTCGTAATCGGTTTGGACGGTAATGCCGATTCTTATGGTGCCATTATGCGCATTGACGAAGAGCAGGTACAGCTGATGAAGCGTCGTGGTGGAGTAGGACATGACCTGACCCATATCCGTCCGAAAGGCTCACCAGTTAAAAACTCAGCTCTGACTTCAACAGGTCTTGTTCCTTTCATGGAGCGTTATTCAAAC
It encodes:
- a CDS encoding RES family NAD+ phosphorylase, with product MTHLELYQELLNPNSDLVYPFKYDDEDKDYFDYWSDLVEKYKKKIDNLSDESLKTLNKAFEKALKGFDQFKPTEKHDFKANFDEICKTIKESLKLCYKNYYEDAYKLLFEFFTKHDDFYLKMLPRIIVGKKVFYRIRPDFKPSEGKEQDGDLFHLPFHLRHKAASTRYGFLGYPVFYLAGSLQTAWYEMNCPDIKSFSYAKFRPKNTLSFLDLGYPISEELEDWEYYSFLVFYPLIMGCLISVKHPDDPFKPEYMLPQFMTKIIRERPQKGSPEFGNPSTNIGFAGIVYMSTKSPHKDNLEDLSLRNFALFPRNTFCREGHDNEYLSPKFEMTDIKTFSDLSESLSKEDSLEIIKDIDKNLLKEEFHPINVTLKQ
- a CDS encoding nitroreductase family protein, giving the protein MKTINTRKTIRKYTNKDVSEDLLKTLLEKAERTPTMGNLQLYSVVITRNEEKKAQLAPAHFNQPMVMGAPVVLTFCADFRRTTLWAENRKATPGYDNFLSFLNAATDAMLYCQTFCNLAEEEGLGTCFLGTTIYNPKTIIEVLQLPRLVMPVATITLGWPAEDPALTDRLPIDSIIHHETYEDYTPDRIDAFYTPKEQLKENKHFVEINNKETLAQVFTDLRYTKEANEAISKTLLETLKEQW